In one Umezawaea sp. Da 62-37 genomic region, the following are encoded:
- a CDS encoding Uma2 family endonuclease, protein MAAPEYEPFDPLVELAGMWSTEVAEHYLPIPGFNVGKYECLDGNLIMSPYESSTNSYAAYQLQKRLDAPAVATKHRVYGTVNVAFQSTRWIQPDVTVLNQPAAGLVWVPPHYVTMVVEFVSPSSRKRDRIDKPLLCAEAGIPYFMEVEVSAQRKTATVRLLKLGVADYEELASAIAGHLFETSLPFPISFDPKDLLDI, encoded by the coding sequence ATGGCCGCGCCCGAGTACGAGCCGTTCGACCCACTGGTCGAACTCGCAGGCATGTGGTCGACCGAGGTCGCCGAGCACTACCTCCCCATCCCCGGCTTCAACGTCGGCAAGTACGAGTGTCTGGACGGAAACCTGATCATGAGCCCGTACGAGTCCAGCACCAACTCGTACGCGGCTTACCAGCTCCAGAAGCGCTTGGACGCTCCCGCGGTCGCGACCAAGCACCGGGTCTACGGAACGGTCAACGTCGCTTTCCAGAGCACTCGCTGGATCCAGCCGGACGTGACCGTCCTGAACCAGCCCGCGGCCGGCTTGGTGTGGGTGCCTCCGCACTACGTGACCATGGTGGTCGAGTTCGTCTCCCCGTCGAGCCGCAAACGGGACCGGATCGACAAGCCGCTGCTGTGCGCCGAAGCGGGCATCCCCTACTTCATGGAGGTCGAGGTCTCGGCGCAGCGCAAGACGGCGACCGTCCGCCTGCTCAAGCTGGGCGTGGCCGACTACGAGGAACTCGCGTCCGCGATCGCCGGGCACCTCTTTGAGACGTCGCTGCCGTTCCCGATCTCGTTCGACCCGAAGGACCTCTTGGACATCTGA